The nucleotide sequence AAGCACACTGTAACGAAGCGCCGTATCTGCCGGATAAAACTTTTCCTGCGTCTTCAGTATTTCCTTGCCTGCGAGATCATAGCGCGCACATCGATGCAGGAGATATGCCTTTTCCAACTGGCTCAGATATCTGTATACCGTTTCATTGTCGAGTTTGCGCTGTTCCGCTTTCAAGTAAGCGGAAATCGACTTTGCCGAGAAGGTATTCCCTACATTGGAAAACGTATAGCGAACGACGCGCTCCAACAGATCGATCTTGCGGATATTGCTGCGCCGTACGATGTCGGAAAAGATCGTGGAATTATAGATATCGCGCACGATCGTATAAATCTCATCGGCTGTATACTCGCGCAGATGCGTGGCGGGAAAACCGCCAAGACGGATATACGCCGCCAGCTCCGTGCGAACATCGAGAAGCTCTGCATAGCGCTTCTTGAATGTCAGATATTCGGCAAAGGAAAGCGTAAAGATGCGAAAAGAAACATAGCGCCCCGTCAGATATGTGGCGATTTCCGAAGACATCATGCGGGAATTGGAGCCTGTCACATAGATATCGACATCGCCTTCTGCAGCAAGGGAATTGACGACGCGCTCCCAGCCTTCGATCTCCTGAACTTCATCAAAGAAGAAGTATGTCTTGCCGACGGAACGAAGCCGGGCTTTCGCGGCGGCGAACATCTCCCGCGCCGTCATCATTTCGTACTCCATCGAATCAAAACGCATGCTGACGATGTTCTCTGACGGAACACCGCGCTCCTGCAATTTCTCCATGAGCATATTCAGTATCGTAGACTTGCCCGAGCGGCGAATCCCCGTGAGCACTTTTACAAAAGGCGTGTCCGCATACGCCATGATTTTATCTACATACAGCGGCCGTGGAATCATCGCTGTCACCCCCTTCAAGAATATTACCGCAAAACTTATGAAAAAGCAAAAGTTTTAGGATTATAACCGCAAAACTTACGAAGTTAGATAAACTTGCGAACATATCCGGAAACGAAGCCGCCCCCGACCGAGACATCGGCTGAGGGCGGCTTTTTCATACTTCAAAACAGCGATTCCATGTGTGCCTCATCGTCCGCGACTTCGATCCTTGCGAAGGAAAGCGCGGTGTCGGGGGCTTTTCCGGCGAGCTGTTGGCTCTTCAGGTATTGAACGCGGTTCAGTCTAGATTCTACGAGGTTGAGGATGTAGATATTGTCGAAGCGGTTGTAGATGGACTCACCGCCGAGACCCGTGAGGCAAATGAGCTGCGTGTTGTTCTTCTTCGCCACTTCCATCAGCGGCTTCAGGAGATGTGAGGCGTTCGTCTGCGCGAAGGGATTGTCCATGAGGAGAACCTTGCCTTCGTTGCGCTCGGCGAAGATGTCGGTTTCGTCGCGCCGCATGTAGTGGAGCAGGCTCGCGAGGATGACGAAGGCAGACAGGAAGCCTTCGCCGCCCGAGTTGCTTGCGACCTCGTTCCATGTGATGCGGCGCTCGCGCTGCGCTTCGATCTTGAAAAGTTCGATGTGGATGTTGGCAATGCCGATGACGTCATCGTAAAGCTCCCGCGTCGTCAGTCGCTTGCCGATGAAATCGTGCAGGGTGTCCTCCTTTTCGAGCAGATCGATGCCGCGCCGCGTGAGCGCCTCGACCTTCTCCTCGATGCGCGTGCGGTAGGCGCTTTCGTTCTCGCTCCACAGGGGCAGCTCGATGCGCAGCATTTTGATGGCGCGGCCGCGCACGCGGATGCTCGAATTGCTGTCGATCTTGCCCATCTGCGCGTGAACCTCGCGCACATACTCCTGCAGGAGGGCGACGATCTGCTGCTTTTCGTCCTCCACTATGGCGATGTCGACGAGCAGCTTCGCCATGAGGTCGCGATACGACTGGCGTATGACGGCGAGCTGGCGCAGCACCTTCTCCGCCTCCTCGACGCATGCGAGCAAAGTTTCGAGCGGCTTCTTGAAGAAGTCCTCCTGAAACGTCTCAATGCGCGCCGCGCTGTTGAGCGCCTGCGTCAGCTTCTCGCGCGAGCGTGTCCTCTCCTCGCAGCCCTTTCGATAACTTTGCTGCAGGCGTCCCGTGAAACTGCGCAGGAATGCCGCGTCGGCATGGGCGAAGTCTTCCTCGAAGGCGACTTCCGCCTGCGGCTCCTCCGCCTCGTACTCCGCCAGACTCGTCAGGATGCTTTCGTAGCAGCGCTGCCGCTCCTGCCATGCCGCCAGAGTCTTCTCATGGCGGCGCTTTTGCTGCAGCAGCTCCTCCTTTCGCGCCTCGTGGTCGAGGACGGGGATCGCCTCG is from Selenomonas sputigena ATCC 35185 and encodes:
- a CDS encoding ATP-binding protein, translated to MIPRPLYVDKIMAYADTPFVKVLTGIRRSGKSTILNMLMEKLQERGVPSENIVSMRFDSMEYEMMTAREMFAAAKARLRSVGKTYFFFDEVQEIEGWERVVNSLAAEGDVDIYVTGSNSRMMSSEIATYLTGRYVSFRIFTLSFAEYLTFKKRYAELLDVRTELAAYIRLGGFPATHLREYTADEIYTIVRDIYNSTIFSDIVRRSNIRKIDLLERVVRYTFSNVGNTFSAKSISAYLKAEQRKLDNETVYRYLSQLEKAYLLHRCARYDLAGKEILKTQEKFYPADTALRYSVLGYTPDSVAASLENVVYLELCRRGYAVCIGKTADGEVDFVGERQGEKIYVQVTQEIRSEKTERREYERLLEIRDNYPKYVLRADAFVGGNYEGIRSMHVADFLLQGQMG